AATGTTTGTTTGGTGAATTTTGAGATTTGTAGGAAGTTAAAACTTAAATATTCTGAAATTTGGAAGTAGTAACATTTTACTACTATTTTTCTGCATTTCGATTTTGGCCTGTGGATTTTGATAAATTATGCACTTGTAATGTAAAGGAGGAAAAGTTAGTGCCGGCTTTATCGCAGTAAAAAAGTTAATCGCAATTTTAGGTAATTTGGTTTATGAGATAAGacatgattatggttatgttgaAGCACCGAGGGAAACCCTAATTTTCCATAAGAGacaaattacagtgtatatatagtatGCAAGAGGATTCACTGAGGACataaaattacagtgtatatatagggtagattttctgtgtttacaacaacaacaagcctcGTAGAATCTCACcttgtggggtctggggagggtagagtgtacacagacctaactcccaccttgaaaggtagggcgactGTTTTCGAAAggccctcggctcaagagaggaaaacaagacaaaaggtcagataggaccaagcatatcaaaaacaatatgaaaacgaggaataacaaaagcgagaaagtcatgatagAAAGGAGCATTAATtaccatagataaataagataaacAAAGTACAAAGGCCtaacaaatataagcagaaatcaaatgcagaaatcaaatggcaataaacgaatgagcaaaactacaactactatggtgaaaggataagcaacctagccttctatcctaatctgagtcctccaaaacctcctatctaaggtcatgtcctcagtaagctgaaactgtgccatatcctgtctaatcacctctccccaatacttcttagGCCTCCCTTTATCTCTCctaaaaccgtccatagccaacctctcacacctccgcactggagcgtctcctcttcacatgcccaaaccatctcagcctcgcttccgaatcttgtcctccaccgatgccactcccaccttgtcccggatatcttcattcctaatgcTATCcttcctagtgtgcccacacatccatcgcggCATTCGCATTTCCCcgactttcatcttttgaacatgAAAGTTCTTGActagccaacactccgccccgtacaataaagtcggtctaaccatcactttgtagaacttgcctttaagttttggtggcactttgtcacacagcactccggaggcgagcctccatttcatccaccctgcaccaatacgatgtaaAACATCctcgtcgatatccccatctccttgtataatagacccaatgtacatatattaacttttgaatacccTGAACAAATGCAAATGGTTAGCTCAAGTGGTCCAGGGTATTCAAAATTGTCTCGAGCATCCTAGGTTCGATTTTCAGGGACAACATCATTTTTTATAattagcttttgttgtttttgtCGAACACCTtgagtgaaaatcctggatccgtcaCTGGTTATGGAGGTCGtgaattagggtagaaggttaggaAGAGGCTGAATTTCAAAATATCCGTTGCTTTTTAGATTATATTTGCAGggcataaaaaaataattaagagaAGAAAAATAGAAAGGATCTGTAAGTTCGTAATACCGTGCCAAGTTCTAGTAAATCACAAGCTGCTCTGCTAATTTTCAAGTCTTACCTTGATATGAATGGGGTGGGTTAAACCTGAAAAAACCCCGAAACGATCAGCCAAACTGAAAACTTTGGTTTTCAGTTTATTTGGTCGGTTCACGGTTAAAATTTTGTTATTTCAATTTAGTTGTCAGTTTCAAGAATTCTGTTTCCCAGTTCGTTTTTAACCAAAGTGCGTAAAGAGCTTCTGCTTGGCTCCTCTAGggttagtctttaatttttaaaattctaTTAGCCAAACCCAATTTCCCCAGCCTCAGATCTGAAGCCCAAGCTTGGGTGACCTAAGCCTAAAGTAAGCTAAATTTGCTGAGGCCTTTTAGATTAGTATTACACTGTTACACTAGGGTTCTTGTTCTTCCAATCCCAAGAACCATTTTCGCTTTTGCTGCTGCTGATTGCCGATAGCTGCTTGCTGCCATCCGTCATCCTTGCATTCCCAACTACCTATTATTACTTTCTCGTAGTCTGATTCATTAACAATAAGTCAAGTGTGGAAACGGAGATAAAGCAACTAggaaaccattttttttttttgattaagtgTGAACCAGTCTCCTCCTTAAGACTGCTATTGTTACTATTATTACTTTTCTGATAGTCTGATCCATTCAATACTTATTCCTACGTTGAATTGCTTTATGGTCTTTTCATTTTGTGTCTCAGTCTTCAGATCACCATTTTTTCACTTCACAACTCGCTGAACCGCCTACCTTATTTTCTGCTGATTTTCTTATGCAAACCGGGAAACTGAAAAACAGAACCGAACCGAACATTTAAAAATCGAACAATCTGAAACCAAATTAACTTCAGGAACCGAACTTCTGGAAAACCAAACGAAACCAACTGACCCCACCCCTAATATCCTATTTGCATTTGATTTGTCTTAGTTACAAAACCCGACATTTTCTTTGTTGACTTTGCATGCAGATACTCTGAGGTGAATTGTCTCAAAAACTATAACTGGGCATGTGCACAGCTAATAAGCCAAATGATAGTAAATCTTTGTATCATTGCTAGGTTGTTCGCCCTGCACTCAACTTTCTTAGTATGACATGTTAATTTTGGTAATGGTGCAACTGATGACTTTCTTATTATGACCTATTACCTTGTAATAGTGCTAATTTGCGGAGAAATCCAGAAAGTACAGTGACATTACATACTTTATGAGGCATGCTTATTTATCTTATTATCATCTATGCCTTAGGGATGTCATAACAAACAAAACTTTTATCTTTAATTTGCCTTATTGTCGTGTTAATTATGAGCAGTGATGACTAGCAGATCACAATTTTTTTTGTATGTACTCCCCTGTAGCCTCTTTTCTCAGTTGTTAAACGACTTTGCTTTGTGTATTTGGTAACAAGGgaaagaaacaaaagaaaaatgaaaCGAATATCAGCCAGCATATATTTCTTCTATCATGTCGGCTGCAATAATTATCACTTGTTTCTCCTTTCCCGTTTGGAACAAGTTCCCCTTCAATTGTAATTTGCTTGAATTTGTAACACAGAATTCAGCATGACTGGACTTGAATTTTATGCAtgaaatactgaaactgaaagcCTATTCATGTAATTTTACTAGATTATGGATTGAGCAGCGTTTCATGATCACATAAGAATATCAGTTTGGTTTTGTTGGCCAAACGATGCTTTGGAACTCAATTATGCGAGCATCTTCTACCATTTACCAAAATTATTATGTGCTGTGTTTCTCTGACTGACTCAATCCTAGTTAATAAAATAAGAAGTTGAGATGAATAGTAAATTTGTCAGTAAGTTCTACAGTTACATGCATTTGCTGCAGTTCAGGTCATTTATCAGCAAGTCTTACATTTACATGCATTTGGTGCAGTTAAGGTCATGCCTAAAGTAAAAACAAACCGTGTCAAATATCCAGAAGGATGGGAGTTGATTGAACCTACTCTTAGTGAACTACAAGCAAAAATGAGGGAAGGTATTGTCACTTCAATTAATGAATCTATTTTAGTGTTTGTTGTTTTCTGTGTAGCCAAAATGATGTTCATCTCCTTAACTTCGATATTTTGACTGCTGCTACAGCTGAGAATGATCCTCATGATGGGAAAAGAAAATGTGAGGCTTTGTGGCCTATTTTCAAAATTGCTCATCAGAAGAGCCGGTATATCTTTGATCTCTATCACAGGAGGAAAGAGATATCCAAGGAATTATACGAGTTCTGCATGGATCAAGGATATGCGGATCGCAATTTGATTGCAAAATGGAAAAAGGTAAGCCTCTCTGCTTCAGTTTTTGTGTGCCACATTTGcttttcttgtttttcttgttGCACTGACATCATTTTCATTTTGTGGGGAACTCTTGTTCATGTAACATATCCCAATGTATATCTCTCTTCTTTCTGATTGTGTTtctgttttgatttttgtttagtaCTTTTCTCCAGTGTTTGGGGGGGGTCGGTGGGGGGATGCAAGGGTCTTGGGGTGACCCTTTCTGCTGTTGTGTATATAATGACTTTGTTGTCAATTCTCATTGTTTTGTCTCTGAATTACAGCCTGGTTATGAACGGCTCTGCTGTTTGAGGTGCATGCAACCGCGTGATCACAACTTTCAAACAACCTGTGTCTGCCGTGTTCCAAAGCATCTAAGGGAGGAGAAGGTTATAGAATGTGTCCATTGCGGCTGTAAAGGTTGTGCAAGCGGAGATTGACCCCTTCTTTATAATCAACTAATGCTTCGccttagatgttttgtacttgtAGTGAACCTCCTTTTATTCAAAGCACTGATCAAACGATGTGTAGCACATCACAGCCAGTTCAATGCTATAGGCCGTGTTTGATGAGATAACAATTGTGGCTCTGCAGTATCTACTATAACCTGTGTAATCTATTTATCGCAAACACTTAACTTGCCTTGTAACTATGATATGGTTGGTTGGTCGCAAGTAAACCATGAGTTACGTCCATATTAGCATTGTGAATGGGAACAAACTGCTGCAGATAATTCCTGTTGGGCTTTACGTTTATGAAACAGgagattttcttttatttttttgtgcggattgccctttatttggggtggtctttaatttttgcccttgaaattggtggtctttaaattttaccccccGCCTAACACTCCAAGGTTGTGCGTTCGAACTCCAGTtcagtttaaaaaaataaattgcaaGGCAGACTTTGCAAAATTAATTCTGACAAATCTATCCAGCAAAGTTTGGGCTGTacaggcagaatttctgcccatgcaaattctgtaTGAAGGTAGAATTTCTGcctttaaggcagaatttgcacgggattttgaggggtaaaaattataGACCagccccagcgaagggcaatcctgcaaattg
The nucleotide sequence above comes from Lycium barbarum isolate Lr01 chromosome 3, ASM1917538v2, whole genome shotgun sequence. Encoded proteins:
- the LOC132629885 gene encoding protein BUD31 homolog 2, with the translated sequence MPKVKTNRVKYPEGWELIEPTLSELQAKMREAENDPHDGKRKCEALWPIFKIAHQKSRYIFDLYHRRKEISKELYEFCMDQGYADRNLIAKWKKPGYERLCCLRCMQPRDHNFQTTCVCRVPKHLREEKVIECVHCGCKGCASGD